In Cicer arietinum cultivar CDC Frontier isolate Library 1 chromosome 7, Cicar.CDCFrontier_v2.0, whole genome shotgun sequence, a single window of DNA contains:
- the LOC101490919 gene encoding inositol transporter 1-like, producing MVVGMPITMQAGSSGYLEMHPDRKISMFQNPYILGTTFAAGIGGLLFGYDTGVISGALLYIKEDFEMVRNSSFIQELIVGMALLGAIFGAAMGGVINDAWGRKTATIIADINFIVGSLIMAAAPNPYVIIAGRLLVGLGVGMASVTAPVYIAEASPTEIRGGLVSANTLMVTGGQFLSFVVNYGLTRVPGTWRWMLALAGTPAVVQLLLMSFLPESPRWLYMKNRKEEATLVLSKIYSSPRLEDEIQILEDNLEKESKRQVKVQYTDVFKFKEIRLAFICGAGLQAFQQFAGISIVMYYSPTIIQMAGFKSNQAALFLSLFVSGMNAAGTVLGIYLVDHLGRKKLALASLSGVVGALTLLSAACYIIGQGNTNHLFGWLAVFGLALYIAFFAPGMGPIPWTVNSEIYPEEYRGMCGGMSATVNWICSVIMSTSFLSVVDAIGLGQSFMVILVVSVVAIGFVIFYMPETKGLTFEEVTTLWKERAYGKNYNKESHAEQATSTN from the exons ATGGTGGTGGGAATGCCAATTACCATGCAAGCAGGAAGCTCCGGTTACCTCGAGATGCATCCTGATCGCAAAATTTCCATGTTCCAAAACCCTTACATTCTTGGAACCACATTTGCCGCCGGAATTGGTGGTCTTCTATTTGGCTACGATACAG GTGTGATATCTGGTGCACTTTTGTATATAAAAGAGGATTTTGAGATGGTGAGGAATAGTAGCTTTATTCAAGAGTTAATTGTTGGGATGGCGTTGTTGGGGGCAATATTCGGTGCTGCCATGGGGGGTGTGATTAACGATGCTTGGGGGCGTAAAACAGCAACTATTATTGCAGACATAAACTTCATAGTTGGATCACTTATAATGGCAGCAGCCCCAAATCCATATGTAATAATAGCGGGTCGGTTACTTGTTGGTTTGGGTGTGGGTATGGCATCTGTTACTGCACCTGTTTATATAGCTGAAGCATCTCCAACTGAAATTAGAGGTGGATTAGTTAGTGCTAATACACTTATGGTTACTGGTGGACagtttctttcttttgttgtcAATTATGGTTTGACAAGAGTTCCTGGGACATGGCGATGGATGCTTGCTCTTGCTGGTACCCCTGCTGTTGTTCAACTTCTTCTCATGTCTTTTCTCCCTGAATCCCCTAGATGGCTTTACATGAAGAATAGGAAAGAAGAAGCCACTCTTGTACTTTCTAAGATATACTCATCGCCTAGATTGGAAGACGAGATCCAAATTTTGGAAGATAACTTGGAGAAAGAAAGCAAGAGACAAGTGAAAGTTCAATACACTGATGTTTTCAAGTTTAAAGAAATCAGACTGGCATTCATTTGTGGTGCTGGACTTCAAGCATTTCAACAGTTTGCTGGTATCAGCATTGTGATGTATTACAGTCCTACAATCATTCAGATGGCTGGATTCAAATCCAATCAAGCGGCTCTCTTTCTTTCACTTTTTGTCTCTGGTATGAATGCTGCAGGAACGGTTCTTGGTATTTACCTTGTCGATCATTTGGGGAGGAAAAAGCTTGCTCTTGCTAGTTTATCAGGTGTCGTTGGAGCATTGACACTTCTGTCTGCAGCATGTTATATTATTGGACAGGGTAACACAAATCACTTGTTTGGTTGGCTTGCTGTTTTCGGATTGGCCTTGTATATTGCTTTCTTTGCACCTGGAATGGGTCCGATACCTTGGACTGTTAACTCTGAGATTTATCCTGAAGAGTATAGAGGTATGTGTGGTGGAATGTCTGCCACTGTTAATTGGATTTGCAGTGTCATAATGTCTACTAGCTTCCTTTCTGTTGTTGATGCTATTGGACTTGGTCAGAGTTTCATGGTTATCTTGGTTGTGTCTGTTGTTGCTATTGGTTTTGTGATCTTCTACATGCCAGAGACTAAAGGTTTGACGTTTGAAGAAGTTACAACTCTATGGAAGGAGAGAGCTTATGGGAAGAACTACAACAAAGAAAGTCATGCTGAGCAAGCAACTTCAACTAActga